The following are encoded together in the Thermoanaerobaculia bacterium genome:
- a CDS encoding nuclear transport factor 2 family protein yields MDLENFGTRYAAAWSSQDPARLASFYSEEGTLIVNAGPPSIGRAAITATAQSYMAAFPDMVVTMTRMSEEAGHPVFHWLWTGTNSGPGGTGRSVRISGYEEWNLDANGLIEVSNGHFDEAEYQRQLESGAPQQP; encoded by the coding sequence ATGGACCTAGAGAACTTCGGTACTCGCTATGCGGCTGCGTGGAGCAGCCAAGATCCCGCTCGCCTGGCGTCCTTCTATTCCGAAGAAGGGACTCTCATCGTGAACGCTGGCCCTCCGTCCATAGGGCGCGCTGCGATCACGGCAACTGCACAATCGTATATGGCAGCGTTTCCCGACATGGTCGTGACCATGACGCGAATGAGCGAGGAAGCCGGGCACCCAGTCTTCCATTGGCTCTGGACGGGCACAAACTCGGGCCCGGGGGGTACCGGCCGGTCCGTTCGAATTAGCGGTTATGAGGAATGGAACCTAGATGCAAACGGGCTTATCGAAGTGTCGAACGGCCATTTCGATGAAGCGGAGTACCAGCGCCAGCTGGAGTCTGGTGCCCCTCAGCAGCCGTGA
- a CDS encoding class I SAM-dependent methyltransferase: MTPSHTAATYDKIAQHWDHPDFDHFNGVAQHHRALGFVSAFGTALDVGCGSNGRIVSMLLQRGFKVEALDLSPEMLRRARLHNPNATFHQADICSWEFHRPFDFISAWDSIWHVPLDAQIAVVRKLCSGLSPGGVFIFTSGGVYEPDEVTARCFGQPLYHAAPGIPALLRAIEESGCFCRHLEFDAGPNDKHVYLIVQRA; the protein is encoded by the coding sequence GTGACTCCGTCGCACACTGCAGCCACCTACGACAAAATCGCTCAACACTGGGACCACCCGGACTTCGATCACTTCAACGGAGTGGCGCAGCACCACCGGGCCCTTGGGTTCGTGTCCGCGTTTGGCACTGCGCTCGATGTCGGCTGCGGCAGCAACGGGCGCATCGTGTCTATGCTGCTCCAACGCGGCTTCAAAGTTGAGGCGCTGGACCTGTCGCCGGAGATGCTACGGCGCGCCAGACTTCACAATCCCAACGCTACGTTTCACCAGGCTGACATCTGCAGCTGGGAGTTCCACAGGCCCTTCGATTTCATTTCCGCGTGGGACAGCATCTGGCATGTCCCGCTTGATGCTCAAATCGCGGTGGTGAGAAAGCTCTGCTCCGGTCTCTCGCCGGGCGGCGTTTTCATATTCACCTCCGGCGGCGTCTACGAGCCTGATGAGGTCACTGCCAGGTGCTTTGGGCAGCCTCTGTACCATGCTGCGCCGGGAATTCCCGCACTGCTGAGAGCAATCGAAGAGTCTGGCTGCTTCTGCCGCCATCTTGAGTTCGATGCAGGTCCCAACGACAAGCATGTCTACCTGATTGTGCAACGGGCCTAA
- a CDS encoding pyruvate, phosphate dikinase yields MGNKWVYGFDELAAAERTAGNWDAVRGLLGGKGANLADMTRQGLPVPPGFTVTTAACNAYLEGGETFPDGLWEEVLDALARLERMTGKRFGDAANPLLVSCRSGARFSMPGMMDTVLNIGLNDDVAAGLERLTGDARFAFDSYRRLVQMFGSVVMEIADEPFEEVLTEARRRGGVASDSDLGADDWRRVTAEFKAIIERRTGRPFPQDPREQIRLATEAVFRSWNGRRAVDYRNAARIAHDLGTAVNICTMVFGNLGNDSATGVAMTRSGATGAPGIEGDYLTNAQGEDVVAGVRLTKPIEELRAEMPAAYAEFEAIAEKLERHYRDMQDVEFTIERGKLWMLQTRDAKRTAQAAVRIAVDMVQEGLITREQALLRVSPDQVDFFLHPQLERGSVKKAIQAGDRIARGLNVSPGAAVGVIAFDADVAERWAKESDRPVIMVRPETKPDDVHGMLAAKGLLTSRGGRTSHAALVARQFGKPAVVGVAELEIDLEGRTMRVASRTFAEGDWISIDGTSGEVFAGELATIVPDLKDPYLLKLLSWADTERRLQVWANADYPTDAGRARDYGAQGIGLCRTEHMFFETERMPVVQRMILAKDDPVVVAECLEFLLRHQRKDFYGLFKAMDGLPVIVRLIDPPLHEFLPGHLQVAMEVEKLEESGADPAALADRRQVLSAIERLHESNPMLGLRGVRLGIHMAALTRMQVRAIFEAACQAASEGIEVHPEVMIPLVGHWRELEVQQQALEQEAEKVMAEQGRRVSYKFGTMIEIPRAALTADELARFAQFFSFGTNDLTQMTFGISRDDAEKGFLLEYLSKAILPENPFASIDEPGVGKLMQMAVELGRKTRPGMEIGICGEHGGDPKSIAFCHKIGLDYVSCSPFRIPIARLAAAQAALKERGVTAK; encoded by the coding sequence ATGGGCAACAAGTGGGTCTACGGCTTCGACGAACTGGCAGCAGCGGAGCGCACCGCCGGCAACTGGGACGCGGTTCGCGGCCTGCTGGGAGGCAAGGGCGCGAATCTGGCCGACATGACTCGCCAGGGACTGCCCGTGCCGCCCGGCTTCACCGTGACGACAGCCGCCTGCAACGCCTATCTCGAAGGCGGCGAGACGTTTCCGGATGGCCTCTGGGAGGAGGTTCTCGACGCGCTCGCGAGACTCGAGAGGATGACCGGCAAGCGCTTCGGTGATGCCGCGAATCCGCTGCTCGTCTCCTGCCGCTCGGGAGCCCGGTTCTCGATGCCCGGCATGATGGACACGGTGCTCAACATCGGCCTCAACGACGATGTCGCGGCCGGTCTCGAGCGGCTCACCGGTGACGCCCGCTTCGCCTTCGACAGCTACCGCCGGCTGGTGCAGATGTTCGGTTCCGTCGTGATGGAGATCGCTGACGAGCCGTTCGAAGAGGTACTTACCGAGGCCCGCAGGCGGGGCGGGGTGGCGAGCGACTCCGACCTCGGTGCGGACGACTGGCGGCGGGTCACCGCGGAGTTCAAGGCGATCATCGAGCGTCGGACGGGTCGGCCGTTCCCGCAGGACCCGCGCGAGCAGATCCGGCTCGCCACGGAGGCGGTCTTCCGCAGCTGGAACGGCCGCCGCGCCGTCGACTACCGGAACGCCGCCCGGATCGCCCACGACCTGGGCACGGCGGTCAACATCTGCACCATGGTGTTCGGCAACCTCGGCAACGATTCGGCGACCGGGGTCGCGATGACGCGCAGCGGCGCGACCGGCGCGCCGGGGATCGAGGGCGATTACCTCACCAACGCCCAGGGCGAAGACGTCGTCGCCGGAGTCCGGCTGACCAAACCGATCGAAGAGCTCCGCGCCGAGATGCCGGCGGCCTATGCGGAGTTCGAAGCGATCGCGGAGAAGCTCGAGCGCCACTATCGCGACATGCAGGACGTCGAGTTCACCATCGAGCGCGGCAAGCTCTGGATGCTGCAGACGCGGGATGCCAAGCGCACCGCCCAGGCCGCTGTCCGCATCGCTGTTGACATGGTCCAGGAGGGTCTGATCACACGCGAGCAGGCACTGCTGCGCGTCTCGCCGGACCAGGTCGATTTCTTCCTGCACCCGCAGTTGGAGAGGGGCTCGGTCAAGAAGGCAATCCAGGCTGGAGATCGGATCGCCCGGGGCTTGAACGTTTCACCAGGCGCAGCCGTGGGCGTCATCGCTTTCGACGCCGACGTCGCGGAGCGCTGGGCGAAGGAATCCGATCGGCCGGTCATCATGGTTCGCCCGGAGACCAAGCCGGACGACGTCCACGGCATGCTCGCGGCGAAGGGGCTGCTGACCAGCCGCGGCGGGCGCACGAGCCACGCGGCACTCGTCGCCCGCCAATTCGGCAAGCCGGCAGTGGTCGGAGTGGCGGAGCTCGAGATCGACCTCGAAGGTCGCACCATGCGGGTCGCGTCGCGGACCTTCGCCGAGGGCGACTGGATCTCGATCGACGGCACCTCGGGAGAGGTTTTCGCCGGCGAGCTCGCCACCATCGTGCCGGATCTCAAGGACCCCTATTTGCTGAAGCTTCTTTCCTGGGCGGATACCGAACGCCGCCTTCAGGTCTGGGCGAATGCCGACTATCCCACCGACGCCGGGCGGGCGCGCGACTACGGCGCGCAAGGCATCGGCCTCTGCCGCACCGAGCACATGTTCTTCGAGACCGAGCGCATGCCGGTGGTGCAGCGGATGATCCTCGCCAAGGACGACCCGGTCGTCGTCGCCGAGTGTCTCGAGTTTTTGCTTCGGCATCAGCGGAAGGATTTCTACGGTCTCTTCAAGGCGATGGACGGGTTGCCGGTCATCGTGCGTCTGATCGACCCGCCGTTGCACGAGTTCCTCCCCGGCCATCTCCAGGTCGCCATGGAGGTCGAGAAGCTCGAAGAGTCCGGCGCGGATCCGGCGGCGCTCGCCGATCGGCGCCAGGTGCTTTCGGCGATCGAGCGCCTGCACGAGTCCAACCCGATGCTCGGCCTGCGCGGGGTGCGCCTCGGAATCCACATGGCGGCGCTCACCCGCATGCAGGTCCGGGCGATCTTCGAGGCCGCCTGCCAGGCGGCGAGCGAGGGCATCGAGGTGCACCCGGAAGTGATGATTCCGCTGGTCGGGCACTGGCGCGAGCTCGAGGTGCAGCAGCAGGCGCTCGAGCAGGAGGCCGAGAAGGTCATGGCCGAGCAGGGCCGGCGGGTGAGCTACAAGTTCGGCACGATGATCGAGATCCCGCGCGCCGCCCTGACCGCCGACGAGCTCGCCCGTTTCGCCCAATTCTTCTCTTTCGGCACCAACGACCTGACGCAGATGACGTTCGGCATCTCGCGCGACGATGCCGAGAAGGGCTTCCTGCTCGAGTACCTCTCGAAAGCGATCCTGCCCGAGAACCCGTTCGCCTCGATCGACGAGCCCGGCGTCGGCAAGCTCATGCAGATGGCGGTCGAGCTGGGAAGAAAGACCCGTCCCGGCATGGAGATCGGCATCTGCGGCGAGCACGGCGGCGACCCCAAGTCGATCGCCTTCTGCCACAAGATCGGCCTCGACTACGTCTCCTGCTCCCCCTTCCGCATCCCCATCGCCCGCCTCGCGGCCGCCCAGGCAGCGCTCAAGGAGCGTGGAGTCACCGCGAAGTAG
- a CDS encoding Ig-like domain-containing protein, producing MPFSASHSLRSTPAADPCAPGRRRERRHHGRAQPRLAHALVAAALLAPALLAGAGFPNAPQTPGTLLSGLLAPNQGRTAILAYHNGILFSVPEVPSSEPGSDFQVRTWDLADPENPVQLATWGVTPMPINAHGYLQSGDYLVLGANWPPEAPWSFRANPAFGSLTRTTYPDLLCAGVRGCLFQPFFVGDTWWSYGAISGLATIERNGVELGSWDHLGLTGVVGHPFLIGNLLIFASDQSRTGVATYDVSDPANPVLLDVLTSGGPGGYWPEVWGGDGKLYVVFPYRDGGNGMQVVDVTDPSDLRLIADTPLPGAAAMYAQFQDEFAFIGDHKVDMRTFESVLDLHGATVPHTTGGGVGIDTSQFALPLGNLLVTGGVGENQGMAVWAHQAAPDTRGPSVGFHIPRAGQTNYPAGSPITLLIHETLETPTVVNGATFIVRPVGGSSIAGRLTFAFDDILTFTPDQPLSANTTYEVLLPAGGIEDAAGNGMAGYSFTFSTGSTVNGNSPPTLTSYAASPYPAAPGESVTFVATAVEPQSEAVEYRFDFGDGSPKTVWGGANANHTYASTGHFRATVQARDPHGAIASRTRVVTVAVPPGGPSPAASTSVLCDASARRVWTVNPDHGTVAALDADSGAFELETAVCAKPRALARAAGGEIWVTCGDDDRIRVLDAGGSVVDEIPTGYGSGPAGLVASPAGETLYVALEGRGEVRRIDAASRQTTATLTLGPSPRALALSADGARLLVTRFLSDRDWGEVWDVSTATLTLTRTIRLPKLGGDAHRDSTADGRGTPNQLVAIAISPTGTHAWVAATKPNVERGHLFGPDLDSDNTVRATLVELALASGTAVRAIDLDNSDSPSALAFSPLGDYLFVTLQGDDELVILDAFEIENAAGLGSLVTRLATGSAPQGLCTDAASDRIFTKDFLGRTTTLFDAGDFYAGGSIQLPSSAVESAGTLAGEPLPEDVLAGKRLFYHARDPRMSAEGYLSCATCHLEGRADGRVWDFTGRGEGLRRTLPLVGRAGTGQGNVHWSANFDEIQDFENDIRDAFGGNGFMDDDDYAATAAPLGPPKAGLSMDLDRLAAYVASLGRTAVPRSPYRNADGSLTAAAVAGRTHFRALACTACHRGPSFTDSSLGTATLHDVGTLRTTSGGRLGGPLTGIDTPTLLGLWTQSSYLHDGSAPNLDSLFNTAGGTVLPAEAASPSAGAQIVSNYVELNNDDTVRGRAYAALGPNGARVTFAGVDGGAGGIGAIELRYSSSGAAQVGVAVNGVAQDLALAAVGNNPSWRHTNWRTARLEGVVFAAGGTNTLEITATSAFPNLSLDEITVTRPDELALAAPHRVAGALAPGERAELAAYLLQLDATPEDNPGGALFLDGFASGGTGAWSSTVP from the coding sequence ATGCCCTTCTCCGCCTCGCACTCGCTACGATCGACGCCTGCCGCCGACCCCTGCGCTCCTGGCAGACGGCGCGAACGGCGACACCACGGGCGCGCTCAGCCCCGGCTGGCCCACGCACTGGTGGCGGCCGCCCTCCTCGCCCCGGCGCTCCTCGCCGGAGCGGGCTTCCCCAATGCTCCGCAGACTCCAGGCACGCTCCTGTCCGGGCTGCTCGCGCCGAACCAGGGCCGGACGGCGATCCTCGCGTACCACAACGGCATCCTGTTCTCGGTCCCCGAGGTGCCCTCGAGCGAGCCCGGATCGGATTTCCAGGTGCGCACCTGGGATCTCGCCGACCCGGAAAATCCGGTTCAGCTCGCCACCTGGGGCGTCACCCCCATGCCGATCAACGCCCACGGCTACCTGCAAAGCGGCGACTACCTCGTCCTCGGTGCCAACTGGCCGCCGGAGGCCCCCTGGTCGTTTCGCGCCAACCCCGCCTTCGGCAGCCTCACCCGCACGACCTATCCCGATCTTCTCTGCGCCGGCGTCCGCGGCTGTCTCTTCCAGCCGTTCTTCGTCGGCGACACCTGGTGGAGCTACGGCGCGATCTCCGGCCTCGCGACGATCGAACGAAACGGCGTGGAGCTCGGCAGCTGGGATCACCTCGGTCTCACCGGGGTCGTCGGCCATCCGTTCCTGATCGGCAACCTCCTCATCTTCGCCTCCGACCAGAGCCGCACGGGAGTGGCAACCTACGACGTCTCGGACCCGGCGAATCCGGTGCTCCTCGACGTCTTGACGAGCGGCGGGCCGGGGGGCTATTGGCCGGAGGTCTGGGGCGGGGACGGCAAGCTCTACGTGGTGTTCCCCTACCGCGACGGCGGCAACGGCATGCAGGTGGTCGACGTCACCGACCCCTCGGATCTCCGGCTGATCGCCGACACCCCGCTGCCGGGCGCGGCCGCGATGTACGCCCAGTTCCAGGACGAGTTCGCCTTCATCGGCGACCACAAGGTCGACATGCGCACCTTCGAGTCGGTCCTCGACCTCCACGGCGCGACCGTGCCGCACACCACCGGCGGTGGCGTCGGCATCGACACCTCGCAGTTCGCCCTGCCGCTCGGCAACCTCCTGGTCACCGGCGGCGTCGGCGAGAACCAGGGCATGGCGGTCTGGGCGCACCAGGCGGCTCCCGACACGCGCGGGCCGTCGGTCGGCTTCCACATCCCGCGCGCCGGACAGACGAACTACCCCGCCGGCTCGCCGATCACCCTGCTCATCCACGAGACTCTCGAGACGCCGACCGTCGTCAACGGCGCGACCTTCATCGTCCGCCCGGTGGGCGGCTCGAGCATCGCCGGCCGGTTGACCTTCGCCTTCGACGACATCCTGACGTTCACCCCCGACCAGCCGCTCTCCGCGAACACGACCTACGAGGTGCTCCTGCCGGCCGGCGGCATCGAGGACGCCGCCGGCAACGGCATGGCCGGCTACAGCTTCACCTTCTCCACCGGCTCGACGGTGAACGGCAACTCGCCGCCAACCCTGACCAGCTACGCGGCCTCACCGTACCCAGCCGCTCCCGGGGAGTCGGTCACTTTCGTCGCGACCGCGGTCGAACCGCAGAGCGAGGCGGTCGAGTACCGGTTCGACTTCGGCGACGGCTCGCCGAAGACCGTCTGGGGTGGCGCCAACGCGAACCACACCTACGCGTCCACCGGGCACTTCCGTGCCACCGTTCAGGCGCGCGACCCGCACGGCGCGATCGCCTCGCGCACCCGCGTCGTCACCGTCGCGGTTCCGCCAGGAGGGCCGTCGCCTGCCGCCAGCACCTCGGTGCTGTGCGACGCCTCCGCCCGCCGCGTCTGGACGGTGAACCCCGACCACGGCACCGTCGCCGCGCTCGACGCCGACTCGGGGGCGTTCGAGCTCGAGACCGCCGTCTGCGCCAAACCGCGAGCGCTCGCCCGTGCGGCGGGCGGCGAAATCTGGGTCACCTGCGGCGACGACGACCGCATCCGCGTTCTCGATGCCGGCGGCTCGGTGGTCGACGAGATTCCGACCGGTTACGGCAGTGGGCCGGCAGGGCTGGTCGCCTCCCCGGCGGGAGAGACGCTCTACGTCGCCCTCGAAGGCCGCGGCGAGGTGCGCCGGATCGACGCCGCCTCGCGCCAGACCACCGCGACGCTCACGCTCGGACCGTCGCCGCGGGCGTTGGCGCTCTCGGCCGACGGCGCACGCCTGCTCGTCACCCGCTTCCTTTCCGACCGCGACTGGGGGGAGGTCTGGGACGTCTCCACGGCGACTCTGACGCTCACCCGCACGATCCGCCTGCCCAAGCTCGGCGGCGACGCCCATCGCGACAGCACCGCCGATGGCCGCGGCACGCCGAACCAGCTGGTGGCCATCGCCATCTCTCCCACCGGCACCCATGCCTGGGTCGCGGCCACCAAACCGAACGTCGAGCGCGGCCATCTCTTCGGCCCCGACCTCGATTCCGACAACACGGTACGGGCGACACTGGTCGAGCTGGCGCTCGCCTCCGGCACCGCCGTGCGGGCGATCGACCTCGACAACAGCGACTCGCCTTCGGCGCTCGCCTTCTCGCCGCTCGGGGACTACCTCTTCGTGACCCTGCAGGGAGATGACGAGCTCGTGATCCTCGACGCCTTCGAAATCGAGAACGCGGCCGGATTGGGCTCGCTCGTCACCCGCCTGGCGACCGGTTCCGCGCCCCAGGGGCTCTGCACGGACGCCGCGAGCGACCGCATCTTCACGAAGGACTTCCTCGGCCGCACGACCACCCTCTTCGACGCCGGCGACTTCTATGCCGGCGGCTCGATCCAGCTGCCATCGAGCGCCGTCGAGAGCGCCGGGACGCTCGCCGGCGAGCCGTTGCCGGAGGACGTCCTCGCCGGCAAGCGCCTCTTCTACCATGCGCGCGATCCGCGGATGAGCGCCGAGGGCTACCTCTCCTGCGCCACCTGTCATCTCGAAGGCCGCGCCGACGGCCGCGTCTGGGACTTCACCGGCCGCGGCGAGGGGTTGCGCCGCACCCTGCCCCTGGTCGGCCGGGCGGGGACCGGACAGGGCAACGTCCACTGGAGCGCCAATTTCGACGAGATCCAGGACTTCGAGAACGACATCCGCGACGCCTTCGGAGGTAACGGCTTCATGGACGACGACGACTACGCCGCGACCGCGGCGCCGCTCGGGCCGCCCAAGGCGGGTCTGTCGATGGACCTCGATCGGCTCGCCGCCTACGTCGCTTCCCTCGGCAGGACCGCCGTCCCGCGCAGCCCGTACCGCAACGCCGACGGCAGTCTCACGGCCGCCGCGGTCGCCGGCCGGACGCACTTTCGCGCCCTGGCCTGCACGGCCTGCCACCGCGGCCCCTCCTTCACCGATTCGAGCCTGGGCACAGCGACCCTCCACGACGTCGGAACGTTGCGAACGACGTCGGGCGGCCGCCTCGGCGGACCGCTCACCGGCATCGACACGCCGACGCTTCTCGGGCTCTGGACGCAGTCGAGCTACCTCCACGACGGCTCGGCTCCGAACCTCGACTCCCTCTTCAACACAGCCGGCGGTACCGTCCTGCCGGCCGAGGCGGCGAGCCCCTCTGCCGGCGCCCAGATCGTCAGCAACTACGTCGAGCTCAACAACGATGACACCGTCCGCGGCAGAGCCTACGCGGCGCTCGGGCCGAACGGGGCGCGCGTGACCTTCGCGGGCGTCGACGGCGGCGCCGGCGGCATCGGGGCGATCGAGCTCCGCTACAGCAGCTCCGGTGCGGCGCAGGTGGGCGTCGCGGTGAACGGCGTGGCGCAAGATCTCGCCCTGGCGGCGGTCGGCAACAACCCCTCGTGGCGCCACACGAACTGGCGGACGGCGCGGCTCGAGGGGGTCGTCTTCGCCGCCGGTGGCACGAACACGCTCGAGATCACCGCCACCAGCGCCTTCCCCAACCTGAGCCTCGACGAGATCACGGTGACGCGGCCGGACGAGCTCGCGCTCGCCGCCCCGCACCGGGTCGCCGGAGCGCTCGCCCCCGGAGAGCGCGCCGAGCTCGCGGCCTACCTGTTGCAACTCGACGCCACACCGGAAGACAACCCGGGCGGCGCCCTCTTTCTCGACGGCTTTGCGAGCGGCGGCACGGGCGCCTGGTCCTCGACCGTGCCCTGA
- a CDS encoding DUF4199 domain-containing protein, which translates to MSMKRTILTWGLIAGVVSISMMLATMPFADRIGFEYGMVIGYTALVLSALLIFPGMRSYRDSVAGGKMSFGRGFLVGLGIAAVASVCYGIVWAIVYANFMPDFCDKYAAFMIDKVKAAGGSAEKIAEATAQAAQMKRMMDNPLINAAMAFLEPFPVGLLASAISAGILRKK; encoded by the coding sequence ATGTCGATGAAGCGCACGATTCTCACCTGGGGCCTGATCGCGGGCGTCGTCTCGATCAGCATGATGCTCGCCACCATGCCGTTCGCCGACCGCATCGGCTTCGAGTACGGCATGGTGATCGGCTATACCGCGCTGGTGCTTTCGGCGCTGCTGATCTTCCCCGGCATGCGCTCGTATCGCGACAGCGTCGCCGGAGGCAAAATGAGCTTCGGCAGGGGCTTTCTCGTCGGCCTGGGCATCGCCGCGGTGGCGTCGGTCTGCTACGGCATCGTCTGGGCGATCGTCTACGCCAACTTCATGCCCGACTTCTGTGACAAGTACGCCGCCTTCATGATCGACAAGGTCAAGGCCGCCGGCGGATCGGCGGAGAAGATCGCCGAAGCGACCGCCCAGGCGGCGCAGATGAAGCGCATGATGGACAATCCGCTGATCAACGCCGCCATGGCCTTCCTCGAGCCGTTCCCGGTCGGCCTCCTCGCCTCGGCGATCTCGGCCGGCATCCTGCGGAAGAAGTGA
- a CDS encoding VOC family protein encodes MQRVTGIGGIFFKAKDPVALRAWYKEHLGIDVQDWGGAAFRWVDAAGAPTGGTTIWNIAPETTDYYAPSTAPFMVNYRVADLSALLVELRREGCNVVDKSGEDSEYGKFGWVIDPEGNKVELWEPPAGE; translated from the coding sequence ATGCAAAGAGTCACGGGTATCGGAGGCATCTTCTTCAAGGCGAAGGACCCGGTCGCGCTGCGCGCCTGGTACAAAGAGCACCTCGGCATCGACGTCCAGGATTGGGGGGGCGCGGCCTTTCGCTGGGTCGACGCCGCCGGGGCTCCGACGGGGGGCACCACGATCTGGAACATCGCCCCGGAAACAACCGACTACTACGCCCCGAGCACGGCGCCGTTCATGGTGAACTACCGCGTCGCCGATCTCTCCGCACTCCTCGTCGAGCTGCGCAGGGAGGGCTGCAACGTCGTCGACAAGAGCGGCGAGGACTCCGAATACGGCAAGTTCGGCTGGGTCATCGATCCGGAGGGCAACAAGGTCGAGCTCTGGGAACCCCCGGCCGGCGAGTAG
- a CDS encoding glycine--tRNA ligase subunit beta, with protein PWVRPVHGVVALFEGQIVPFELFGIEAGRESAGHSTLSPKGFPVKGVEDYLAALAERGIVVFPAERKRLLLERMTARAVALGGVLVEDSSLLDKLAAICEIPGVMEGAFAADLCALPREVLATSLRDHQSALTVEKDGALLPVFLTVMDRPDDPAGRVRAGNEWVVAARLADAKFFFEKDRATALADRREGLAKLTFQEKLGSYAEKSVRLVALADSIARAAGVSDLSAVRSAAELLKVDLATDMVKEFTDLQGVVGGLYARAEGAPEAVWQAIYDQYRPAGAKDALPRGAVGQVTALSDRLDTLAGFFGLGLIPTGSKDPFGLRRAALGVVRLALEGEVEVNLEAALGVAFGLLHEKLPVKGVVDGGAAVPSPNVPSAQAKAFGQLVEFLRDRLTHVLGERGFAYDEVAAAMGADGDSPLAFRAIAARAAALQGARQEPDFAIVAQAAKRIANITKGSEAFPFAEAFCTLEAERALRQAALALHDEILAARATRDFATGLRSVRKLASPLEVFFKEVMVMDPDPRLKQNRIALLQSIQTEIRWLADLSQIVV; from the coding sequence CCCTGGGTCCGCCCGGTCCACGGAGTTGTCGCCCTGTTCGAAGGCCAGATCGTGCCCTTCGAGCTCTTCGGGATCGAGGCCGGTCGCGAGTCCGCAGGGCACTCGACGCTTTCGCCGAAGGGCTTTCCGGTAAAGGGAGTCGAGGACTACCTGGCGGCGTTGGCAGAGCGGGGCATCGTCGTCTTTCCGGCGGAGCGCAAGCGGCTACTGCTCGAGCGGATGACAGCTCGCGCCGTGGCGCTCGGCGGCGTGCTGGTCGAAGACTCTTCCCTGCTCGACAAGCTGGCGGCGATCTGCGAGATCCCCGGGGTGATGGAGGGGGCTTTCGCTGCCGACCTTTGTGCGTTGCCGCGGGAGGTGCTGGCGACGTCGCTGCGCGATCACCAGAGTGCGCTGACAGTGGAGAAGGACGGCGCGCTGCTGCCGGTGTTCCTGACCGTCATGGACCGCCCGGACGACCCGGCGGGGCGGGTGCGGGCGGGCAACGAGTGGGTCGTCGCGGCGCGGCTCGCCGACGCGAAGTTCTTCTTCGAGAAGGACCGCGCGACAGCGCTCGCCGACCGCCGCGAAGGCCTCGCGAAACTGACCTTCCAGGAGAAGCTCGGCAGCTACGCCGAGAAGAGCGTCCGTCTGGTCGCACTCGCCGATTCGATCGCCCGCGCGGCGGGAGTCTCCGACCTTTCTGCGGTGCGATCGGCCGCCGAGTTGCTGAAGGTGGATCTCGCGACCGACATGGTGAAGGAGTTTACCGACCTGCAAGGCGTCGTCGGTGGGCTCTACGCCCGCGCCGAAGGGGCGCCGGAGGCGGTCTGGCAGGCGATCTACGATCAGTATCGTCCGGCGGGAGCGAAGGATGCCTTGCCGCGCGGTGCGGTCGGCCAGGTGACGGCCCTCAGCGACCGCCTCGACACCCTCGCGGGGTTCTTCGGCCTCGGCCTGATTCCGACCGGCTCCAAGGATCCGTTCGGACTCCGGCGCGCAGCGCTCGGAGTCGTTCGCCTCGCGCTCGAAGGCGAGGTCGAGGTGAACCTCGAAGCGGCCCTGGGAGTCGCCTTTGGACTTCTTCACGAGAAGCTTCCAGTAAAGGGTGTCGTGGACGGCGGGGCAGCGGTGCCTTCGCCGAACGTTCCTTCTGCGCAGGCGAAGGCCTTCGGCCAGTTGGTCGAGTTCCTGCGTGATCGGCTGACGCATGTGCTCGGCGAGCGCGGCTTCGCCTACGACGAGGTCGCCGCGGCCATGGGGGCCGATGGCGACAGCCCCTTGGCCTTCCGCGCCATCGCCGCGCGAGCGGCGGCGCTCCAGGGCGCTCGCCAGGAGCCCGATTTCGCCATCGTCGCGCAAGCCGCCAAGCGCATCGCGAATATCACCAAAGGAAGCGAAGCCTTTCCCTTTGCTGAAGCCTTTTGCACGTTGGAGGCCGAACGCGCGCTGCGTCAGGCAGCCCTTGCATTGCATGACGAGATTCTCGCTGCGCGAGCGACTCGTGATTTCGCAACCGGTCTGCGCAGCGTGCGCAAGCTGGCTTCGCCGCTCGAGGTCTTCTTCAAGGAAGTGATGGTCATGGACCCCGACCCTCGACTGAAGCAGAACCGTATCGCCCTGCTGCAGTCGATCCAGACAGAGATCCGCTGGCTCGCCGACCTGTCGCAGATCGTCGTCTAG